A window of the Cellvibrio sp. pealriver genome harbors these coding sequences:
- a CDS encoding alpha/beta fold hydrolase, which yields MNCFLKTKMMIILLCVFVLLGLMSCNSLPDTLGTEVLHIENQKIESLVRKHEQASYTLVFENGSRNCIQRWETLFKQLPDNVNIFAYNRPGYCKSSSAKSMRTSDNIVNELRHTLQQQEVKPPYILIGHSLGGLYMQHFARQYPNEVKGLVLVDAVYPGLLKKPEEFPWYAKLGMTTFMSGDMKEELYLAHTSGATIDSLPAIDHMPIVRLFNYPKRAIEDGTAVSVDMGMVNKDETLIEKIKAMYPRAKTVVADSSHQMQETSPELVVQAIQDVMQAKEPLQ from the coding sequence ATGAATTGTTTTTTAAAAACAAAGATGATGATCATACTTTTATGCGTCTTCGTTTTGCTGGGATTAATGTCCTGCAACAGCTTACCTGATACCCTCGGCACAGAGGTCTTACATATCGAGAACCAAAAAATAGAAAGTCTTGTGCGCAAACATGAGCAAGCCTCCTACACACTGGTATTTGAAAACGGTTCAAGAAACTGTATTCAGCGTTGGGAAACGCTGTTTAAACAGTTGCCTGATAACGTCAATATATTTGCCTACAATCGCCCAGGATACTGCAAAAGCTCATCTGCAAAATCGATGCGCACCAGCGACAATATAGTGAATGAGCTGCGCCACACTTTACAGCAGCAAGAGGTGAAACCTCCATATATTTTAATCGGTCATTCCCTGGGTGGCCTTTATATGCAGCATTTTGCCCGACAGTATCCAAATGAAGTTAAAGGATTGGTTTTAGTTGACGCTGTTTATCCCGGCCTGCTGAAAAAACCTGAAGAATTTCCTTGGTATGCAAAATTGGGGATGACTACATTCATGTCAGGTGATATGAAGGAGGAACTTTATTTGGCGCATACCAGCGGCGCTACTATCGACTCACTGCCTGCTATTGATCACATGCCTATAGTACGATTATTTAATTACCCTAAAAGGGCAATCGAAGATGGCACCGCCGTATCTGTTGATATGGGCATGGTGAACAAAGATGAAACATTGATTGAAAAAATAAAAGCTATGTACCCGCGCGCGAAAACGGTGGTAGCGGATTCATCTCATCAAATGCAAGAGACGTCACCCGAATTAGTTGTACAAGCCATTCAAGATGTAATGCAAGCAAAGGAGCCATTGCAATGA